The segment GAGTTGTAACGAGTAATAATATTTTCCTGGATTGCCGCTAAGAATGCCAGATAAAAATCCCAAAGCAACGATTCCGATAATGCAAACCCACAAACGATAATCTTTTAATCGATTGATAGTGTATACCATAACAAAAACTCCTTTCTTTAGACAGTTTAACATAATTATTTATAACAGCACCTATTTATGTCTTGTGATTTATTAAGTTATTTTAAAAAATGTTGATATAGCGTACATATTGACCGAAATAAATTAGTGACGAGGTGATTAAATCGGTGATAAAAGCTTTTTTAGATTGATTTTTAAACGTTGTTGCAATACCGAACATTTTTGTTTTTACTTTTTTATTTAACTATAAAACGGGGATAAAACGATTAAATAACCTTAATTTCTTTTTTGTTTTCGTTATATTATTTTGAGTTATCTGATATTATAAAATTTGTAATCGATTACGAACAAGGAAATGAATTAGTTGAATGAGGAGAGTTTGGAAAATGAAGAAAAAAAGTGTAAAAAGATTATTAGCTGGAGCAGCATTGTGTAGCTTATTAGTTGCACCGTTGTTTTTAAATGAAGAGCAAGGAGCGGCAACAGTGCAAACAGTTCGCGCAACACCTGATTTTGGTGTAGGTCAAGGAATCGAGTGGCCAGAACAAGTCGTAGCGCCATTCGTAGATATCACGGCGTATACTTCAGATGAAGTACTGTCAAATAAAGGTGCCTTGAATATGGCAGCAATTGCTAGAGAAACAGGTCAGCGTTTCTTTAATCTAGGGTTTATGCAAGCTAGAGGGATCAAAAATGGGAAACTTGATTGGGCTTGGGGAAACTTCAATGGATTGAGTGAAAGTGATAGTGACCAATGGCAATATGAAGGAATCAAGCAATCGATCCGTGAGTTAAGAGAAGTAGGCGGAGATGCAGCTGTGTCATTTGGCGGATTAAATTCTGGTGCCTTCTGGGAAGTAACGCAAGATGAAGATATGCTTTATGATGCTTACATGGAAGTTATCCAAGGTTATGGTTTTACACGTATTGACTTTGACGTAGAAGCTGCTGCTATGGGGTACCACGAAAATTTAGCAAATGCGAAAGCAGTAAAACGATTACAAGATGCAACTGGGGTTGACGTGACGTTGACATTACCAGTTATGCCTACAGGATTGATCTCAACAGGATTATCTGTCTTGCAAGCTTATTTAGAAGCGGGTGTTGACTTAACTAACGTGAATATCATGACGATGTGTTATGGATCAAGTGTTACAGACTATGCGCAAGGTTCGTTAGATGCGGTAGACAATACTATGGTCCAATTGAAAAATCACTACAAACAATACGCTGGTAAAACATTAACGGATGAGCAAGCTTATGCAAAATTAGGTACGACTCCTTCTGTAGGATTTGAAAATGAACAACATCCTTACTTTACAACAGATATGTTCAACTTAGTTGTACAACATGCCAAAGAACGCAAAATCGGTATGGTCTCATACTGGTCAATGAATCGTGATGCCAGAGTAGATGGCGGACAAGGGCAAGTGAAAAATCAATATGAATTCTTAAC is part of the Enterococcus mundtii genome and harbors:
- a CDS encoding fibronectin type III domain-containing protein, which produces MKKKSVKRLLAGAALCSLLVAPLFLNEEQGAATVQTVRATPDFGVGQGIEWPEQVVAPFVDITAYTSDEVLSNKGALNMAAIARETGQRFFNLGFMQARGIKNGKLDWAWGNFNGLSESDSDQWQYEGIKQSIRELREVGGDAAVSFGGLNSGAFWEVTQDEDMLYDAYMEVIQGYGFTRIDFDVEAAAMGYHENLANAKAVKRLQDATGVDVTLTLPVMPTGLISTGLSVLQAYLEAGVDLTNVNIMTMCYGSSVTDYAQGSLDAVDNTMVQLKNHYKQYAGKTLTDEQAYAKLGTTPSVGFENEQHPYFTTDMFNLVVQHAKERKIGMVSYWSMNRDARVDGGQGQVKNQYEFLTVGQRFTDGSEMPEDTQNPSTPTNVGSDFITTQRARINWTASTDNDRIARYNLKLTGAGETVSATTMAVSHTFENLKSNTTYTVEVIAEDRSGNVSDAATYTFTTLEESESTLPAWDPATVYLGGERVTYEGLIYEARHWTQNDIPSESGPYGPWRLVTK